The proteins below come from a single Anguilla rostrata isolate EN2019 chromosome 3, ASM1855537v3, whole genome shotgun sequence genomic window:
- the sil1 gene encoding nucleotide exchange factor SIL1: MPVGWRTPRISWSGAGVTLVLWVFSVHFVCASCEKSVSALTVVESAEPSNDDDGEARVDSEEDPEDMKVFQPTDQWQTLRPGYAVPAGSHVRLNLQTGQREVKLGEEGSLRYWSDGQRRGMVNTETPSFTAQELKKALKQFKEEGAESPKKDKEKEEAELRAQFRSMEELRKDMEKLDMLVETDFQIMSKLISKLNSSSSTPEDRVSALLDLEYLVHQVDNGQDLVTMGGLRLVIDALNSTDLRLQESAAFVLGSAVSSNPRVQVEAMEGGALQKLLTLLATERPMGVKKKLLFAVGSLLRHFPYAQSHFLKMGGVQVLGDLFRASGGGAMRVRVVTLLYDMIVEKELISQAGLDPIPDSHQERLQQYAQISLLPLLAEQGWCSLVPEMLASPEHDWREKALRALLAMMPHCRPQYRQNQALALSLSALQQQYQELALSEQGLGEEEGYFGEILSLLNTVLLKVR, translated from the exons ATGCCTGTTGGATGGCGAACGCCGCGCATTTCCTGGAGCGGAGCCGGGGTGACGCTCGTTCTTTGggtgttcagtgttcattttgtttgtgccAGTTGTGAAAAG TCTGTCTCAGCCCTGACTGTTGTGGAGAGCGCTGAGCCCAGCAATGATGATGACGGAGAGGCCCGTGTTGACAGTGAAGAGGACCCCGAAGACATGAAGGTGTTTCAGCCCACGGACCAGTGGCAGACGCTCCGACCAG GTTACGCCGTGCCCGCGGGCTCCCACGTGAGGCTCAACCTGCAGACGGGACAGCGGGAAGTGAAGCTCGGGGAAGAGGGGTCCCTCCGCTACTGGAGCGACGGTCAGAG GCGAGGCATGGTTAACACGGAGACCCCATCCTTCACCGCTCAGGAGCTGAAGAAGGCCCTGAAGCAGTTCAAGGAAGAAGGAGCTGAGTCTCCAAAAAAGGACAAAGAGAAG gaggaggcggagcttcgGGCCCAGTTCCGCTCCATGGAGGAGCTGAGGAAGGACATGGAGAAGCTGGACATGCTTGTGGAGACCGACTTCCAGATCATGAGCAAACTGATATCCAAGCTCAACAGCTCCAGCTCCACGCCAGAGGACAGGGTCTCAGCCCTGCTCGACCTGGAGTACCTGGTGCACCAA gtggacAATGGGCAGGACCTGGTGACTATGGGAGGGCTGAGACTGGTGATCGACGCTTTGAACAGCACAGATCTACGCCTGCAGGAGAGTGCTGCTTTTGTCCTGGGCTCTGCTGTCTCCAG TAATCCTCGGGTGCAGGTTGAGGCGATGGAGGGCGGTGCCCTGCAGAAGCTCTTGACCCTGCTGGCCACAGAGCGGCCAATGGGTGTGAAGAAGAAG ttgCTGTTTGCTGTAGGTTCGCTGTTGCGTCACTTCCCCTATGCTCAAAGTCACTTCCTGAAGATGGGTGGCGTGCAGGTGCTGGGGGACCTGTTCCGAGcctctgggggcggggctatgcGTGTGAGAGTTGTCACCTTGCTCTATGACATGATCGTTGAGAAG GAGCTGATCTCTCAGGCTGGCCTGGATCCCATCCCGGACTCCCATCAGGAGCGCCTGCAGCAGTACGCTCAGATCTCcttgctccccctgctggccgagCAGGGCTGGTGCAGCCTGGTGCCCGAGATGCTGGCCTCCCCGGAGCACGACTGGCGGGAGAAGGCCCTGCGCGCCCTGCTGGCCATGATGCCACACTGCAGGCCCCAGTACCGGCAGAACCAGGCGCTGGCCCTGTCCCTGAGcgccctgcagcagcagtaccAGGAGCTAGCGCTTAGCGAGCAGGGCctcggggaggaggagggctacTTCGGGGAGATCCTGAGTCTGCTCAACACCGTGCTGCTGAAAGTGCGCTGA
- the spdl1 gene encoding protein Spindly, with the protein MTNAMEALEQEKYSLQREVELKGRMLESLRSECEAVKGQQKLLWEQQEAQLERRHTVELNDFRNKTERMKVELEEARLSEKQLRHKLDVQAESLREKAEELRALTERAHETMSTEMLELQVERAELESAKDALQQALQEAHYKEQQLQLSNANLLRQLERLRDEKEEREKEAVSYFNALEKSREANQMLQIQLDQATQLAQDPNSRGNSLFSELEDKRAEMERQLISMKVQHQSLQKQHAFSKQQLHRMKVQIATLMQLQGSRADPGQLERLQSMLSEKNSEMEALMIKLRRLEKVEMMVKTQPSSAPPVEADSNDGTYYTDLLKMQLSNSVKDAERLGDELALQRIKALSESQRVLEMERKLFSAERTLKHCQSDNIKLQVKLDELRLKYEPNDVNKTRIQKRRREKLLVDVLPIGSEPKEEETKTVEMDPSDWLKEEPETEPRPHAAERLPAAPPQPAPPPEPSPQLPRDSKCVRICEDPPVTIPSPPRSPPVDCKIKTEEAEVTVVMGNENRRAERKKQVKSQGAIHVASERTMENQCSQQ; encoded by the exons ATGACCAATGCCATGGAG GCCCTGGAGCAGGAGAAGTACTCCctgcagagggaggtggagCTGAAGGGCCGCATGCTGGAGAGCCTGAGGTCGGAGTGTGAAGCCGTCAAGGGCCAGCAGAAGCTCCTGTGGGAGCAGCAGGAGGCGCAGCTGGAGAGGAGGCACACTGTAGAGCTCAACGATTTCAGGAACAAG ACGGAGAGGATgaaggtggagctggaggaggcgcgGCTCAGCGAGAAGCAGCTGAGGCACAAGCTGGACGTGCAGGCCGAGAGCCTGAGGGAGAAGGCGGAGGAGCTGCGGGCGctcactgagcgcgctcacgaGACCATGTCCACCGAGAtgctggagctgcaggtggaGAGGGCCGAGCTGGAGTCCGCAAAG GATGCTTTGCAGCAGGCCCTCCAGGAGGCGCACTACAaagagcagcagctgcagctgtccAACGCCAACCTCCTTCGCCAGCTGGAGCGCCTGCGGGACGAGAAGGAGGAGCGCGAGAAGGAGGCGGTGTCCTACTTCAACGCCCTGGAG AAATCCCGCGAAGCCAACCAGATGCTGCAGATTCAGCTGGACCAGGCGACGCAGCTGGCACAGGATCCCAACAGCCGGGGCAACTCTCTCTTCTCAGAG CTGGAGGACAAGCGAGCGGAGATGGAGCGGCAGCTCATCAGCATGAAGGTGCAGCACCAGTCTCTGCAGAAACAGCACGCCTTCTCCAAGCAGCAGCTGCACCGCATGAAG GTGCAGATCGCCACGCTGATGCAGCTGCAGGGCTCCAGGGCGGACCCGGGCCAACTGGAGAGGCTGCAGTCCATGCTGTCGGAGAAGAACAGCGAGATGGAGGCTCTCATGATCAAACTGCGCCGcctggagaaggtggag ATGATGGTGAAGACTCAGCCATCTTCTGCACCGCCGGTGGAAGCAGACAGCAACGATGGGACCTACTATACTGACCTTCTTAAAATGCAGCTGTCAAACTCTGT AAAGGACGCAGAGCGGCTCGGGGACGAGCTGGCCCTGCAGCGGATTAAGGCCCTGTCCGAGAGCCAGAGGGTGctggagatggagaggaagcTGTTCAGCGCAGAGCGGACGCTCAAGCACTGCCAGAGCGACAACATCAAGCTGCAGGTCAAACTGGACGAGCTTCGCCTGAAATACGAGCCCAACG ACGTGAATAAGACTCGTATACAGAAGCGCAGACGTGAGAAGCTCCTGGTGGATGTCCTTCCCATTGGCTCAGAGCCGAAGGAAGAGGAGACCAAGACTGTGGAGATGGacccttctgattggctgaaagagGAGCCCGAAACGGAACCCCGCCCCCACGCTGCGGAGCGGCTCCCCGCGGCCCCCCCgcagcctgccccgcccccggagCCCAGCCCCCAGCTGCCCCGCGACAGCAAGTGCGTGCGCATTTGCGAGGACCCCCCCGTCACCATACCTAGCCCCCCAAG GTCTCCCCCAGTCGACTGCAAAATCAAGACAGAGGAGGCGGAGGTGACGGTGGTTATGGGAAATGAGAACAGGAGAGCCGAGCGGAAAAAGCAAGTAAAATCCCAGGGGGCCATTCACGTGGCCTCCGAGCGCACCATGGAGAACCAGTGCTCTCAGCAGTAG
- the LOC135251726 gene encoding heterogeneous nuclear ribonucleoprotein A0-like, with the protein MTNQLCKLFVGGLNVQTTNEGLRQHFEQYGQLTDCVVVQNQQLQRSRCFGFVTYSTEQEADAAMAARPHTVDGHGVEVKRAVAREDAGRPEAHAKVKKIFVGGLKDDIEDEHLHDYFSQYGAIEKAEVISDKQTGKKRGFGFVYFEDNDSADKAVVLKFHTVNGHKVEVKKALTKQEMQAAGGRGGRGGRGGRGMGRPQNGYGGGRGGGYSSYGGGYGGGGYGSSDGGYGGGGYGSGGGYGGSYGGTGGYGGGYGDSYGGGNGYSDFGSGYGQQSSGYGPMKGGSSYSGRSSAPYSRGGGGGYSRGGYGGSY; encoded by the coding sequence ATGACTAACCAACTCTGCAAGCTGTTCGTCGGTGGATTGAACGTACAGACGACAAATGAGGGACTTCGACAACATTTCGAGCAGTACGGTCAGCTTACCGACTGCGTTGTGGTTCAGAATCAGCAACTACAGCGGTCCCGCTGTTTCGGCTTTGTGACCTACTCGACTGAGCAGGAGGCCGACGCAGCAATGGCCGCCAGACCACACACCGTAGACGGCCACGGCGTGGAAGTGAAAAGAGCCGTGGCGCGAGAAGACGCCGGGAGACCAGAGGCCCACGCCAAGGTAAAGAAAATTTTCGTCGGTGGGCTTAAAGACGATATAGAAGACGAACACCTACACGACTATTTTTCCCAATATGGCGCTATCGAGAAGGCTGAAGTTATCAGCGACAAGCAGACCGGCAAGAAGCGTGGGTTCGGCTTTGTCTACTTTGAAGATAACGACTCTGCCGACAAAGCGGTGGTGCTGAAATTTCACACTGTCAATGGACACAAAGTGGAGGTGAAGAAAGCCCTGACCAAGCAGGAGATGCAGGCTGCTGGGGGACGAGGCggcaggggggggagaggcggacGAGGAATGGGACGGCCTCAAAATGGCTACGGTGGGGGAAGAGGAGGTGGTTACAGCAGCTATGGTGGTGGCTATGGGGGAGGAGGCTACGGAAGCAGTGATGGCGGatacggcggcggcggctatgGCAGCGGAGGAGGCTACGGTGGAAGTTACGGAGGAACCGGCGGGTACGGAGGAGGCTATGGCGATAGCTATGGTGGCGGAAATGGCTACAGTGACTTTGGCAGCGGATACGGCCAACAGTCATCTGGCTACGGGCCCATGAAAGGAGGCAGCAGCTACTCCGGCCGAAGCAGTGCCCCTTACTCccgagggggtggaggaggctATAGCAGGGGGGGCTACGGCGGCTCTTACTAA